Proteins encoded in a region of the Anopheles aquasalis chromosome 2, idAnoAquaMG_Q_19, whole genome shotgun sequence genome:
- the LOC126569961 gene encoding cardioactive peptide, giving the protein MTPATSAKLLLSLGALFCVLQMLECGVVDRQPRAYRQYNSEPQKRPFCNAFTGCGKKRSTATSPPSTASSAAAAALLQRHLQNMESTRKDRSGGDFDPNEESISSLLDLNTEPAVEDLLRQIMSEAKLWEAIQEANREIYLQKSGINQHRGDFPLTFSTQ; this is encoded by the exons atgacACCGGCCACATCCGCTaagctgttgctgtcgctcgGGGCCCTTTTCTGCGTGCTGCAAATGCTGGAATGCGGTGTAGTCGATAGG CAACCACGTGCATACCGGCAGTACAACAGTGAGCCACAGAAAAGACCCTTCTGCAATGCGTTCACCGGTTGTGGCAAGAAGCGCTCGACGGCCACCAGTCCACCATCGACGGCCTCATCGGCCGCGGCCGCTGCTCTTCTTCAGCGGCACCTGCAGAACATGGAGAGCACACGGAAGGACCGGTCGGGTGGGGATTTTGATCCGAACGAGGAATCCATCAGCAGCCTACTGGACCTGAACACGGAACCGGCCGTCGAGGATTTGCTGCGACAGATCATGTCCGAGGCGAAGCTCTGGGAAGCGATCCAGGAGGCGAACCGGGAGATTTATCTGCAAAAGTCGGGCATCAACCAGCACCGTGGAGACTTTCCGCTCACCTTCAGCACCCAGTAG
- the LOC126570162 gene encoding ficolin-2-like, whose translation MDRRIGWCILLLLVPCFGDNDCQTQNGALLSMLEAEVQFLAKGIAEMSSYTKDIVWNTMRMEMRVNQLQKEIIAYQQKSATVASQSNQAVSTSMSGAASTTSGTTTSGPSVSGNQASAGEGSTTGASSCTLRQALVDQLVDDKVSIEIKINPGMTSESAKQSQPVTPKDQTIVSAAPLTSCSEVTKTGIYKLKLTANTTADVLCDAEYDKGGWVVIQYRFNGSEDFYRNWTDYQKGFGALDGEFWLGNEIIYQLTVDKPREIAFVMEDFDGAKGVARYATFKLGDKSEKYSLKSLGAFSGNAGDSLSRNVGSKFSTLDMDNDKSDSHCAQLYAGGWWYDNCHLSNLNGQYMKGTTTVYAKSMCWSSFKGFYYSLKSSRIMVRF comes from the exons ATGGATCGCCGGATTGGTTGGTGTATTTTGTTACTTCTTGTGCCCTGTTTCGGTGATAACGATTGCCAAACGCAAAACGGTGCACTTCTGAGCATGTTGGAAGCGGAAGTTCAATTCCTAGCCAAGGG AATCGCAGAGATGTCTTCGTACACCAAAGATATCGTTTGGAACACCATGCGCATGGAGATGCGTGTAAATCAGCTTCAAAAGGAGATCATTGCGTACCAGCAGAAATCAGCAACTGTTGCGTCCCAATCGAACCAAGCCGTGTCGACATCGATGTCCGGGGCTGCATCAACGACGTCTGGTACAACAACATCGGGACCATCGGTCTCTGGGAATCAAGCATCTGCTGGAGAAGG CTCTACAACCGGTGCAAGCAGCTGCACTCTTCGACAGGCATTGGTTGATCAGCTGGTGGATGACAAGGTATCAATTGAGATAAAAATTAACCCAGGAATGACTAGCGAGTCAGCTAAACAGTCTCAACCAGTGACTCCTAAAGATCAAACTATCGTCAGTGCAG CTCCGCTAACTTCCTGCTCCGAGGTGACTAAAACCGGCATTTACAAGCTGAAACTGACGGCAAACACGACCGCGGATGTGCTGTGCGATGCAGAGTACGATAAAGGAGGATGGGTTGTGATACAATATCGATTCAATGGGTCCGAGGATTTCTACCGCAACTGGACCGACTACCAGAAGGGCTTCGGCGCATTGGACGGCGAGTTCTGGCTAGGCAATGAAATCATCTATCAG CTGACCGTGGACAAGCCTCGGGAAATTGCGTTCGTGATGGAGGATTTTGATGGCGCAAAAGGAGTGGCTCGGTACGCGACGTTCAAGCTGGGTGATAAAAGCGAAAAGTATTCGCTCAAGAGTTTGGGAGCGTTCAGTGGCAATGCGGGAGACTCGTTGAGCCGCAACGTGGGCTCGAAGTTCAGTACGCTCGACATGGACAACGATAAATCGGACTCACATTGCGCCCAGCTGTAcgccggtggttggtggtacGATAATTGCCATCTATCGAACTTGAACGGACAGTACATGAAgggaacgacgacggtgtaCGCCAAGTCCATGTGTTGGAGTTCCTTCAAAGGATTCTACTACTCCCTCAAATCGTCCCGCATCATGGTGCGCTTTTGA